In Mycobacterium stomatepiae, the following are encoded in one genomic region:
- a CDS encoding acyl-CoA dehydrogenase family protein, with amino-acid sequence MTSLADTSDRVVSLARGMRDVVAEQAAESERIRTLSAPIVTEMWASGLMSSFNPAAAGGLEPTFTEMIETWIEMAWQDGSFGWVGIANLPSSFAAAAYLPDAGFAEVFTAHDNHVTMGGQFFPNGQGTVVDGGYLLNGAWSFGSGIGHSEYVAAGFLPVDNGEMRWISEGLPEMHVAVLPREQISFNDGWHVQGLKGTGSYDYSVTDVFVPQSRTFELFARQPHRGTSPATRMGLMPVTAAGHASWALGVAKSMLDDVQDLAATKFRMSDMAALASRPTFQKGLAHHRAAWRAARLLVLDAFTTAESAVAAGQDLTPGLRADMRVAAVYATDTARSCAEWAHLVAGTSSIREGTRLERAFRDIYTGTQHAFISEKVAIDAAQIWLGIIDDQPGL; translated from the coding sequence ATGACGTCGTTAGCCGATACGAGCGACCGTGTGGTCTCGCTGGCGCGCGGCATGCGCGACGTCGTGGCCGAGCAAGCCGCGGAGTCCGAGCGAATCCGCACCCTTTCCGCGCCGATCGTGACCGAGATGTGGGCCAGCGGGCTGATGTCGTCGTTCAACCCCGCGGCGGCCGGTGGTCTCGAACCGACCTTCACCGAGATGATCGAGACCTGGATCGAAATGGCTTGGCAGGACGGCTCATTCGGGTGGGTCGGCATCGCGAACCTGCCGTCGTCGTTCGCCGCGGCGGCCTATCTGCCCGACGCGGGTTTCGCCGAGGTGTTCACCGCTCACGACAATCACGTGACGATGGGCGGCCAGTTCTTTCCCAACGGCCAGGGCACGGTTGTCGACGGAGGCTATCTGCTGAATGGCGCCTGGAGTTTCGGTTCCGGCATCGGCCACTCCGAATATGTCGCGGCCGGCTTTCTGCCGGTGGACAACGGCGAGATGCGCTGGATCAGCGAAGGCCTGCCCGAGATGCATGTCGCCGTGTTGCCGCGAGAGCAGATCAGTTTCAACGACGGATGGCACGTCCAGGGACTCAAGGGGACCGGCTCCTACGACTACAGCGTCACCGACGTGTTCGTCCCGCAGAGCCGTACTTTCGAACTGTTCGCCCGCCAGCCACATCGCGGGACGTCGCCGGCCACCCGGATGGGCCTGATGCCGGTCACCGCCGCCGGTCACGCGTCGTGGGCATTGGGCGTGGCCAAGAGCATGCTCGACGACGTGCAGGACCTTGCGGCCACAAAATTCCGGATGAGCGACATGGCCGCGCTGGCCAGCCGTCCCACCTTCCAGAAGGGGCTGGCACACCATCGCGCGGCGTGGCGCGCCGCGCGACTGCTGGTCCTCGATGCCTTCACCACCGCCGAGTCGGCGGTCGCCGCGGGCCAGGATCTGACGCCCGGATTGCGGGCGGATATGCGGGTGGCCGCCGTCTACGCCACCGATACTGCCCGAAGCTGCGCCGAATGGGCCCACCTGGTCGCCGGGACCAGCTCGATCCGCGAGGGCACCCGCCTCGAGCGGGCGTTCCGCGACATCTACACCGGAACCCAACACGCCTTCATCAGCGAGAAGGTGGCGATCGACGCCGCGCAAATCTGGCTGGGCATCATCGA
- a CDS encoding NYN domain-containing protein: MRWIVDGMNVIGSRPDGWWRDRERAMVTLVDKLDEWASAQGETVTVVFERPPKTAITSTVIKIAHAPKAAANSGDDEIVRLVRADASPDEIRVVTSDRALSDRLRGLGASVFAAERFRDLVDPRDHR; encoded by the coding sequence GTGCGGTGGATCGTCGACGGGATGAACGTCATCGGCAGTCGCCCGGACGGTTGGTGGCGGGACCGCGAGCGCGCCATGGTCACTTTGGTAGACAAGTTAGACGAATGGGCTTCGGCGCAAGGAGAGACGGTGACGGTGGTGTTCGAGCGGCCGCCCAAGACCGCGATCACGTCGACCGTGATCAAGATCGCGCACGCGCCCAAGGCCGCCGCCAATTCGGGTGACGACGAGATCGTCCGGCTGGTTCGCGCCGACGCCAGCCCCGACGAAATCCGGGTGGTGACATCCGACCGGGCGCTGAGTGACCGGCTCCGAGGCCTGGGTGCCAGCGTCTTCGCGGCCGAACGGTTCCGCGACCTCGTCGACCCGCGGGATCACCGATGA
- a CDS encoding NAD(P)H-dependent flavin oxidoreductase, whose translation MTAGRANRVCELAQIDIPIIQAPMTYIAGAQLAAAVSNAGGLGIIETTSDQGRADLQRVRTLTSGSIGANIALLFNRDLTVIDLLVANGVRFVTTSAGSPSLFTDRLHDAGITVFHVVGTLAAAKKAVDAGVDGLVVEGVEGGGFKNRYGASTMVLLPLVASHVEVPIVAAGGICDARSMAAALVLGAEAVQMGTRLLASADSPVHGNLKQAVVAADETATVMLPLDGKRMMRVIRTAAAEKLDESASFEECGAALQRVQRLYFDGDMDASVANTGQVAGRIDDLPPAAEIIKQMWTGCREVLAATADRLRPGQA comes from the coding sequence ATGACCGCGGGCCGCGCCAATCGGGTCTGCGAACTCGCGCAGATCGACATCCCGATCATCCAGGCGCCGATGACCTACATCGCCGGCGCCCAGCTCGCCGCCGCGGTGTCCAACGCCGGTGGGTTGGGAATCATCGAGACCACCTCCGATCAGGGGCGGGCCGACCTTCAACGGGTGCGCACCCTCACCAGCGGGTCGATCGGCGCGAACATCGCGCTGCTGTTCAACCGCGACCTGACGGTCATAGACCTGTTGGTGGCCAACGGTGTTCGCTTCGTGACCACCTCGGCCGGGAGCCCCTCGCTGTTCACCGATCGGCTGCACGACGCGGGCATCACGGTGTTCCACGTGGTGGGCACCCTGGCCGCGGCCAAGAAAGCCGTCGACGCCGGAGTCGACGGGCTCGTCGTCGAGGGGGTCGAAGGCGGCGGGTTCAAGAACCGATACGGTGCGTCGACCATGGTGCTGCTGCCACTGGTGGCCTCCCACGTTGAAGTCCCGATCGTGGCGGCCGGCGGAATTTGCGACGCCCGGTCGATGGCCGCCGCGCTGGTGCTCGGCGCCGAGGCCGTTCAGATGGGCACGCGACTGCTTGCCTCGGCGGATTCGCCGGTGCACGGCAACCTCAAACAAGCGGTCGTCGCCGCCGACGAGACCGCAACCGTGATGCTGCCGCTGGACGGCAAGCGGATGATGCGCGTGATCCGCACCGCGGCTGCCGAAAAGCTCGATGAGTCGGCCTCTTTCGAGGAATGCGGCGCGGCGCTGCAGCGCGTGCAACGACTCTATTTCGACGGCGATATGGACGCCAGCGTCGCGAACACCGGTCAGGTCGCTGGCCGGATCGACGACCTCCCACCGGCCGCCGAGATCATCAAGCAAATGTGGACCGGCTGCCGAGAGGTGCTGGCCGCCACCGCGGATCGGCTGCGGCCCGGCCAGGCCTAG
- a CDS encoding DUF4333 domain-containing protein — MMRIAQVAVAAVGLVGVLAAGCSSKSTVKPDGAAQSVVDVVAKQTGFHPNDVHCPDGVEAKVGVQFDCHFTGPEGKEYTANMKITKVNGEQVDFAVNTHPS; from the coding sequence ATGATGCGTATCGCCCAGGTTGCGGTCGCGGCTGTCGGCCTGGTGGGTGTGCTGGCCGCCGGTTGCAGCAGCAAGTCGACCGTCAAGCCCGACGGCGCGGCACAGTCGGTGGTCGACGTCGTCGCCAAGCAGACCGGTTTTCATCCCAACGACGTGCATTGCCCCGACGGCGTCGAGGCCAAGGTCGGGGTGCAGTTCGACTGTCACTTCACCGGCCCGGAGGGCAAGGAGTACACCGCGAACATGAAGATCACCAAGGTCAACGGCGAGCAGGTCGACTTCGCCGTCAACACCCACCCGAGCTAG
- a CDS encoding MCE family protein produces the protein MLHLLRRIILQLSVFTVIALAVLAITFLHFVKLPAMLFGVSRYTVKMELPESGGLYGTGNVTYRGFEVGRVESVGLTDTGVQAVLSLKSGIDIPSDLKAEVHSHTAIGESYVELLPRNATSRPLKDGDVIPLADTSVPPDINALLSAANTALGAIPRDNLKTVVDESYTAVGGLGPELSRLIVGTSDLAGDARKNLDPLVALIDQARPVLDSQNHSSDAIAGWASHLATVTTELQTHDPTVTHVIDAGGPALGEVRQLIERVQPTLPLLLANLVSVGQAALTYQNDLEQLLVVFPMAIGAEQAGILANLNTKQAYRGQYLSFNLNLNLPPPCATGFLPAQQQRVPTAEDYPGRPAGDLYCRVPQDSQLNVRGARNIPCETVPGKRAPTVKMCESNEQYVPLNDRFNWKGDPNATLSGQDIPQLPPGSAPRATSPPGPAPPPIAAAQYDPATGTYTGPDGHQYTRSDLAQTAPKDKTWQAMLLPPGS, from the coding sequence ATGCTACATCTTCTGCGACGAATCATCTTGCAGCTGAGCGTCTTCACCGTGATTGCGCTGGCCGTGCTGGCAATCACCTTCCTGCACTTCGTCAAGCTGCCGGCCATGCTGTTCGGCGTCAGCCGCTACACGGTGAAGATGGAGCTGCCGGAATCCGGCGGGCTGTACGGCACCGGCAACGTCACCTATCGCGGATTCGAGGTGGGCCGGGTGGAATCGGTGGGGCTGACCGACACCGGGGTGCAAGCCGTGCTGTCGCTGAAGTCCGGCATCGACATTCCGTCCGACCTCAAGGCCGAGGTACACAGTCACACCGCGATCGGCGAATCGTATGTCGAATTGTTGCCCCGCAACGCCACCTCACGGCCGCTGAAAGACGGCGACGTGATCCCGCTGGCCGATACCTCGGTCCCGCCGGACATCAATGCCCTTCTCAGCGCGGCGAATACCGCATTGGGGGCGATCCCGCGCGACAACTTGAAGACCGTCGTCGACGAGTCGTATACCGCGGTGGGCGGGCTCGGGCCTGAGCTTTCCCGGCTGATCGTCGGCACGTCGGATCTGGCGGGCGACGCGCGCAAGAATCTCGACCCGCTGGTGGCGCTGATCGACCAAGCACGACCGGTGCTGGATTCGCAGAACCACAGCTCGGACGCGATCGCCGGCTGGGCATCCCATCTGGCCACGGTCACCACCGAATTGCAAACGCATGACCCGACCGTCACCCACGTCATCGATGCGGGCGGGCCCGCCCTGGGGGAGGTGCGCCAGCTGATCGAGCGCGTGCAACCCACCTTGCCGCTCCTGCTGGCCAACCTCGTCAGCGTCGGCCAGGCCGCGCTCACGTACCAAAACGACCTCGAGCAGTTGCTGGTGGTGTTTCCGATGGCCATCGGCGCCGAGCAGGCCGGCATTCTCGCCAACTTGAACACCAAGCAGGCGTACCGGGGTCAGTATCTGAGCTTCAACCTCAACCTGAACCTGCCGCCACCGTGTGCGACGGGTTTCCTGCCCGCTCAGCAGCAGCGCGTGCCGACGGCCGAGGACTATCCGGGCCGCCCGGCCGGCGACCTGTACTGCCGGGTCCCGCAGGACTCACAGCTCAATGTCCGTGGGGCCCGCAACATCCCGTGCGAAACGGTGCCGGGCAAGCGCGCACCCACCGTGAAGATGTGCGAGAGCAACGAACAATACGTGCCTCTCAACGACCGTTTCAACTGGAAGGGCGATCCCAACGCCACGTTGTCCGGTCAGGACATCCCGCAGCTGCCGCCCGGATCAGCACCGCGCGCCACCAGCCCTCCCGGACCCGCGCCGCCTCCGATCGCCGCCGCGCAATACGACCCGGCCACCGGCACCTATACCGGGCCCGACGGGCATCAATACACGCGATCGGATCTGGCTCAGACCGCGCCGAAAGACAAGACGTGGCAGGCGATGTTGCTGCCGCCGGGGAGCTGA
- a CDS encoding virulence factor Mce family protein gives MVVAGIPGCGWRGLNSLPLPGTQGEGPGSFVVQAQMPDVNNIQPNSRVRVADVTIGHVTKIERQGWHALVTMQLDRGVTLPANATAKIGTTSLLGSYHIELSPPKREAPQGKLREGSVIPLARGGAYPSTEQTLAALSLVLNGGGLGQIQDITEALSTAFRGREHDVRSLISQLGTFSANLNDQSGDIIAATESLNHVVGKFAPQQPVLDRALATVPDALAVLNEERGKLVEATDQLSKFGALTVDSVNKTKADLVKELQQVGPVLESLANAGPSLTRSLSLLATFPFPNETFQNFQRGDYANLTAIVDLTLSRIDQGLLTGTRWECHLTQLELQWGRTIGQFPSPCTAGYRGTPGNPLVAPYHWDQGP, from the coding sequence ATGGTCGTGGCCGGCATACCCGGTTGTGGTTGGCGCGGGCTGAATTCGTTGCCGCTGCCCGGAACCCAGGGCGAGGGGCCGGGGTCGTTCGTGGTCCAGGCACAGATGCCGGATGTCAACAACATTCAGCCGAACTCGCGGGTGCGTGTTGCCGACGTGACGATCGGCCACGTGACGAAGATCGAGCGTCAGGGCTGGCATGCGCTGGTGACCATGCAGCTCGACCGTGGCGTCACCCTGCCCGCGAACGCGACGGCCAAGATCGGCACCACCAGCCTGCTGGGCTCCTATCACATCGAACTGAGCCCCCCGAAACGCGAAGCACCCCAAGGGAAATTGCGTGAAGGATCCGTCATTCCGCTGGCACGTGGCGGCGCCTACCCCAGCACCGAGCAGACGCTGGCGGCGCTGTCACTAGTGCTCAACGGCGGCGGACTGGGTCAGATCCAAGACATCACCGAGGCTTTGAGCACCGCGTTCCGCGGCCGCGAACACGACGTGCGCAGCCTGATCTCACAGCTGGGCACATTCTCGGCCAACCTCAACGACCAGTCCGGCGACATCATCGCGGCCACCGAGAGCCTGAACCATGTGGTGGGGAAGTTCGCCCCCCAGCAACCGGTCCTGGATCGCGCCCTGGCGACTGTTCCCGACGCCCTCGCGGTGCTGAACGAGGAGCGGGGCAAGCTCGTCGAGGCGACGGATCAGTTGAGCAAATTCGGTGCCCTGACTGTTGATTCGGTCAACAAGACCAAAGCCGACCTGGTCAAGGAGCTGCAGCAGGTCGGACCCGTGCTGGAGTCGCTCGCCAACGCGGGGCCCAGCCTGACCCGATCGCTGTCCCTGCTGGCGACCTTCCCGTTTCCGAACGAGACATTCCAGAATTTCCAGCGCGGCGATTACGCCAACCTGACCGCGATCGTGGACCTCACACTCAGCCGAATCGACCAGGGCCTGTTGACCGGCACGCGATGGGAGTGCCACCTGACACAGCTCGAGTTGCAGTGGGGCCGCACCATCGGCCAGTTCCCCAGCCCGTGCACGGCGGGCTATCGCGGCACCCCCGGCAATCCGCTGGTCGCGCCCTATCACTGGGATCAGGGGCCCTAG
- a CDS encoding MCE family protein translates to MPSLAERNRLVIGAVGIVAIAAIVLAALQYQNLPFLDQGNSVSAYFADAGGLRTDNTVEVSGYPVGKVSGIELNGPGVLVTFQVDADVRLGNRTEVAIKTKGLLGSKFLDVTPRGEGRLEGPIPIERTTSPYQLPDALGDLATTISGLNTNRLSESLDTMAQTFADTPADFRSALKGVARLAQTLDDRDTQLRNLLYNAAKATGVLAKRTDEVVTLVRDTNAVLAQLRTQSSALDEIWTNISAVSRQLQGFIAENRQQLRPALDKLNGVLAIVENRKERVQKAIPLVNSYVMSLGESLSSGPFFKAYVVNLLPGQFVQPFISAAFSDLGLDPATLLPSQLTDPPTGQPGTPPLPVPYPRTGQGGEPRMNLPDAITGNPGDRPCGPPGVPLPGPGCYPYREPPAAPPPGGPPPGPPAPAPGGQP, encoded by the coding sequence ATGCCGTCACTGGCTGAACGCAACCGGCTGGTCATCGGCGCCGTCGGCATCGTGGCAATCGCCGCAATCGTGTTGGCTGCGCTGCAATATCAGAACCTGCCGTTTCTCGATCAGGGCAATAGTGTCTCGGCATATTTCGCCGACGCGGGCGGGCTGCGAACCGACAACACCGTCGAGGTCTCGGGCTACCCGGTGGGCAAGGTGTCCGGTATCGAGCTCAACGGGCCCGGCGTGCTGGTCACGTTCCAGGTCGACGCCGACGTTCGGCTCGGAAACCGCACCGAGGTGGCGATCAAAACCAAAGGCCTGCTGGGCAGCAAGTTCCTCGACGTAACGCCGCGCGGCGAGGGCCGACTCGAGGGGCCCATCCCGATCGAGCGGACCACGTCGCCCTACCAATTGCCGGACGCGCTGGGCGATTTGGCCACCACGATCAGCGGGCTGAACACCAACCGGCTGTCCGAATCGCTGGACACGATGGCACAGACCTTCGCCGATACGCCGGCAGATTTCAGGAGCGCGCTCAAAGGGGTTGCCCGCCTTGCGCAAACGCTCGATGACCGCGATACGCAGCTGCGCAACTTGCTGTACAACGCGGCCAAGGCAACCGGGGTACTGGCAAAACGCACCGACGAAGTCGTCACCCTGGTGCGCGACACCAACGCGGTGCTGGCACAGCTGCGGACCCAGAGCTCCGCCCTGGATGAGATCTGGACGAACATCTCGGCGGTCTCGCGGCAGCTGCAAGGGTTCATCGCCGAAAACCGTCAGCAGCTGCGACCGGCGCTGGACAAGCTCAACGGCGTGCTGGCGATCGTAGAGAACCGAAAAGAACGCGTGCAGAAGGCCATTCCGCTGGTCAACTCCTACGTCATGTCGCTGGGCGAGTCGTTGTCGTCCGGCCCTTTCTTCAAGGCGTACGTGGTGAATCTACTGCCGGGGCAGTTCGTTCAGCCGTTCATCAGTGCAGCGTTCTCCGACCTGGGGCTGGACCCGGCCACCTTGCTCCCGTCGCAGCTGACCGACCCGCCGACCGGCCAACCCGGAACTCCGCCGTTGCCGGTCCCGTATCCGCGGACGGGCCAGGGCGGCGAGCCACGAATGAATCTGCCCGACGCGATCACCGGTAACCCCGGCGACCGTCCGTGCGGTCCGCCCGGTGTGCCGTTGCCCGGGCCGGGCTGCTACCCCTACCGGGAGCCACCCGCGGCGCCGCCGCCCGGCGGTCCACCGCCCGGGCCGCCCGCGCCGGCCCCGGGAGGTCAACCGTGA
- a CDS encoding MCE family protein has translation MSRGPGRNRLHDAWWTLILLGAIGVVVLVTAMSFTGTLRSYVPVTLTADRSGLVMDTGAKVMMRGVQVGRVNQIDQATHDKKGTSLKLEIEPDQIRYIPANVEAQISATTAFGAKFVDLVMPPNPSRARLSAGAVLHSKNVGTEINTVFENVVDLLNMIDPLKLNSVLTAVADAVRGQGERIGKTATDLNQVLAALNERSETIRQDWRSLKTFGDTYDVAAQDILTILNVASTTSTTVVSHANQLDNLLLNVIGVSNSGTNLLGYSRDNLVASVNILEPTTNLLLKYNPEYTCFLQGTKWYLDNGGYSAWGGADGRTLQLDVALLLGNDPYVFPDNVPLVAAKGGPGGKPGCGSLPDASKNFPVRELVTNTGWGAGIDIRPNPGLGHPCWADYLPVTRAVPQPPSIRQCIPGPAIGPNPGAPPYGAALYGPGGVPLWPGIPPAPPPAPPPPGP, from the coding sequence ATGAGTCGCGGGCCAGGCAGAAACCGTCTGCACGACGCGTGGTGGACGCTGATTCTGTTGGGGGCGATCGGCGTGGTTGTCCTCGTGACGGCGATGTCCTTCACCGGCACCCTGCGCTCCTACGTGCCGGTGACGCTGACCGCGGACCGCTCGGGGCTGGTGATGGACACCGGCGCCAAGGTCATGATGCGCGGCGTGCAAGTGGGCCGGGTGAATCAGATCGACCAGGCCACTCATGACAAAAAGGGAACCAGTCTGAAGCTGGAGATCGAGCCGGACCAAATCCGTTACATCCCAGCCAATGTCGAGGCCCAAATCAGCGCCACCACCGCGTTCGGCGCCAAGTTCGTCGATCTGGTGATGCCGCCGAACCCGAGCCGGGCCCGGCTGTCGGCCGGAGCTGTCCTGCATTCGAAGAACGTCGGCACGGAGATCAACACCGTGTTCGAGAACGTCGTCGACCTGCTCAACATGATCGATCCGCTCAAACTGAACTCGGTGCTGACCGCGGTGGCCGACGCCGTGCGCGGCCAAGGCGAGCGGATAGGCAAAACCGCCACCGACCTCAACCAGGTGCTGGCGGCGCTCAACGAGCGCAGCGAAACCATCCGCCAGGACTGGCGGTCGCTGAAGACCTTCGGTGACACCTACGATGTTGCCGCCCAAGACATTCTGACGATCCTGAACGTGGCCAGCACCACCAGCACCACCGTGGTCAGTCACGCAAATCAACTGGACAACCTGCTGCTCAACGTGATTGGCGTGTCCAATTCCGGCACCAACCTGCTGGGCTACAGCAGAGATAATCTCGTCGCGTCGGTCAACATCCTCGAGCCGACCACGAACCTGCTTCTCAAATACAACCCCGAGTACACCTGCTTCCTGCAGGGCACCAAGTGGTATCTCGACAACGGCGGTTATTCGGCATGGGGTGGCGCCGACGGTCGCACGCTGCAACTCGACGTCGCACTGTTGTTGGGCAACGACCCGTACGTGTTTCCCGACAACGTGCCGCTCGTCGCGGCCAAGGGCGGCCCCGGCGGCAAGCCGGGGTGTGGGTCACTGCCGGATGCCAGCAAGAACTTCCCGGTGCGCGAACTCGTCACCAATACCGGGTGGGGGGCCGGGATCGATATCAGGCCCAACCCCGGCCTCGGCCATCCGTGCTGGGCCGACTACCTCCCGGTGACCCGCGCCGTGCCCCAACCGCCCTCGATCCGTCAGTGCATTCCCGGTCCGGCCATCGGGCCCAACCCCGGCGCCCCGCCGTACGGGGCGGCGCTGTACGGACCGGGCGGGGTGCCGCTGTGGCCTGGCATTCCGCCGGCTCCACCGCCCGCCCCACCGCCGCCGGGTCCCTAA
- a CDS encoding ABC transporter permease → MTVSVPSGPRQVQRFTKSVAGEWNRMGSQVRFYASAIAGIPDAVMHYRGELLRVIAQMGLGVGTLAVIGGTVVIVGFLAMTTGAIVAVQGYNQFASVGMEALTGFASAFFNTREIQPGTVMVALAATVGAGATAQLGAMRINEEIDALEVIGIRSVSYLASTRVLAGVVVAIPLFCVGLMTAYLAARIGTTAVYGQGSGVYDHYFNTFLRPTDVLWSSFEVVVVSLMIMLVCTYYGYSAYGGPAGVGEAVGRAVRASMVLASIAIVIMTLAIYGQSPNFHLAS, encoded by the coding sequence ATGACGGTCAGCGTTCCGAGCGGCCCGAGACAGGTCCAGCGCTTTACGAAGTCCGTTGCGGGCGAGTGGAACCGGATGGGCTCGCAGGTACGGTTCTACGCCAGCGCCATCGCCGGGATTCCCGACGCCGTCATGCACTACCGCGGCGAGCTGCTGCGGGTGATCGCCCAGATGGGTTTGGGCGTCGGGACTCTCGCGGTGATCGGTGGAACTGTCGTCATCGTCGGGTTCTTGGCGATGACCACCGGCGCGATCGTGGCGGTCCAGGGTTACAACCAGTTCGCCTCGGTCGGGATGGAAGCCCTGACCGGCTTCGCGTCGGCGTTCTTCAACACCCGCGAGATTCAGCCGGGAACCGTCATGGTCGCGCTGGCCGCCACCGTCGGGGCCGGCGCCACCGCGCAGCTGGGCGCGATGCGGATCAACGAGGAGATCGATGCACTCGAGGTAATCGGTATCCGCAGCGTCAGTTATCTGGCCAGCACCCGGGTGCTGGCGGGCGTGGTCGTGGCGATCCCGCTGTTTTGCGTGGGGCTCATGACGGCATACCTGGCCGCCCGCATCGGGACCACCGCGGTGTACGGGCAGGGCTCCGGTGTGTACGACCACTACTTCAACACGTTCTTGCGCCCGACCGACGTGCTCTGGTCGTCGTTCGAGGTCGTCGTGGTCTCGCTGATGATCATGCTGGTGTGTACCTATTACGGGTACAGCGCGTACGGCGGACCGGCGGGGGTCGGCGAAGCCGTCGGCCGGGCCGTGCGCGCCTCGATGGTGCTGGCGTCGATCGCGATCGTCATCATGACTTTGGCCATCTATGGCCAGTCCCCGAACTTCCACCTGGCGAGCTAG
- a CDS encoding MlaE family ABC transporter permease — protein sequence MVMVVDQAAKPVRAIGDFFVMSAETFVAIFRPPFAWREYLLQCWFVARVSTLPGVLMTIPWAVISGFLFNILLTDIGAADFSGTGCAIFTVDQSAPIVTVLVVAGAGATAMCADLGARTIREELDALRVMGINPIQALAVPRVLAATTVSLALSSVVTATGLIGAFFCSVFLMHVSAGAWVAGLTTLTHTIDVIISMIKATLFGLMAGLIACYKGMSVGGGPAGVGRAVNETVVFAFIVLFVINIIVTAVGMPFMVS from the coding sequence ATGGTGATGGTGGTCGATCAGGCGGCGAAGCCGGTCCGCGCAATCGGCGATTTCTTCGTGATGTCGGCGGAGACGTTTGTGGCCATCTTCCGGCCACCGTTCGCGTGGCGTGAATACCTGCTGCAGTGCTGGTTCGTGGCGCGGGTGTCGACGCTGCCGGGGGTGTTGATGACGATCCCGTGGGCGGTGATTTCGGGCTTCCTGTTCAACATCCTGCTCACCGATATCGGCGCGGCGGATTTCTCCGGAACCGGCTGCGCAATCTTCACCGTCGACCAAAGCGCCCCGATCGTCACGGTATTGGTCGTGGCAGGCGCGGGCGCCACCGCGATGTGTGCCGACCTGGGTGCTCGCACCATCCGCGAGGAGCTCGACGCGTTACGGGTGATGGGTATCAATCCGATTCAGGCGCTGGCGGTTCCGCGCGTGCTGGCGGCCACGACGGTCTCCTTGGCCCTGAGTTCGGTGGTCACCGCGACTGGTCTGATCGGCGCGTTCTTCTGCTCGGTGTTCCTGATGCACGTCTCGGCGGGGGCGTGGGTGGCGGGCCTGACCACCCTCACCCACACGATCGACGTGATCATTTCGATGATCAAGGCGACGTTGTTCGGACTGATGGCGGGCCTGATCGCCTGCTACAAGGGCATGTCGGTGGGCGGGGGCCCGGCCGGCGTCGGCAGGGCGGTGAACGAGACCGTGGTGTTCGCCTTCATCGTCTTGTTCGTCATCAACATCATCGTCACCGCCGTCGGCATGCCGTTCATGGTGTCGTGA
- a CDS encoding ferredoxin has protein sequence MKIAADREICMSAGMCVMTADEFFDQDDDGVVLLASDEIPNSHTDVARRVRNAVKLCPSGALQLVPE, from the coding sequence GTGAAAATCGCCGCGGACCGCGAGATCTGCATGTCCGCCGGAATGTGCGTGATGACCGCCGACGAGTTCTTCGACCAGGACGACGACGGCGTCGTGCTGCTTGCCTCCGACGAGATTCCGAACTCCCACACCGACGTCGCCCGCCGGGTGCGCAACGCGGTCAAACTCTGCCCGTCGGGGGCATTGCAGTTGGTTCCGGAGTGA
- a CDS encoding nuclear transport factor 2 family protein encodes MTTTIESRNIEATKAIYAAVPAGDLETALHYLDPEIRITYYGTETIPYAGDYRGIEAATTFFATVGMHIEIVEMQAWKFIAQGDELATWGHQRFRRPATGYEWESEFAHIITLRNGRWLHFRDFMNSALTLRAFS; translated from the coding sequence ATGACAACCACCATCGAGTCGCGCAATATCGAGGCGACCAAAGCCATCTACGCCGCGGTGCCGGCCGGCGACCTCGAGACCGCGCTGCATTATCTCGATCCCGAGATACGGATCACCTACTACGGCACCGAAACGATCCCGTACGCGGGTGATTACCGCGGCATCGAGGCAGCGACGACGTTCTTCGCCACGGTCGGGATGCACATCGAGATCGTCGAGATGCAGGCATGGAAATTCATCGCCCAGGGCGACGAACTCGCCACCTGGGGCCACCAACGCTTTCGGCGCCCGGCCACCGGCTACGAATGGGAATCCGAGTTCGCGCACATCATTACGCTGCGCAACGGCCGCTGGTTGCACTTCCGCGACTTCATGAATTCGGCGCTGACCCTGCGGGCCTTCTCGTGA